The stretch of DNA TGAGAATGGTGAAATTTTTTGTGAAGAGTAAGCTCTGTTCAAAAGAGATATATATTCACTAGCCTTAATGGCAAGTGAACACAATTCTTGAAGAGAAAGTGTAGCTTCAGATTTAGACAGTGGCAGGGGGAAATAAATCTGATCCAGTTGGAGTAGTTCATCTCCGGGCACATGAGGCAATGGCGAGTTTATGTACATTAACTCTGAGTTGCAAAGGAAACAGCTCGGATTCTGAGAGAGAATAAGGCTGGCTTTAACTGGTTGCCTCAGCTCTTGAAGCTTTCCATCTGGATGTATGATTTTGGTCGTCGGGTGCGGCCACCTCAAGGTTCCGACCTTTTTCATCGAGTATTGAGAAGAAGCACAAATACCCATCCTTTTTCAAGAGAATAAAACAGAGCTTTGAAGATAAGAAATTGGGGTTAAGACTGGAATGGAGGAAAAGGATGTGGCATTGAGCTTTATATAGAAAACAAAAACCAATGGCAAAGATGCTCTAAGACCAATAGTATCTTACATTTTTTTAGCAACAAAAAGttgaatttgtttttatattataaaattctaGAAATGCATTAAATATGTGATTTGTGGCTGCTAAATAAAGCGAGGATAGATGTGGTCAACGATAGGGTCAACAGGCAAAGGTTCTTTCAAGTctttttattaattattgtatttgaTACCATTGCTTTTCTAACTAGTTAACCGTCTTGTCCTAAAATAATGTAGTTTGAAGGTTAAAATAGCTTTATTGACTCCTTAATTAGTGGAAAATGATGTCATCGTCCCTCCTCCTTGAAGAAAACAAGACATCTCCCTTGTTAGGCATACCGGTAAGCCTACTTTTAGAGGCTCTTTTTAAGCATATGAAAGAACTTAACCATACTTTTTGAATATTTGAAAATAGTCATATAACTAACAAGTCTTAGGAAGGGCAGTCACGAACTTTAAAAGGTTTAGTCTCATGGAATATAAAATGGACGGAGATTACCTACAGTCCAACAAAAAAATAGCCTTGTATTCAGAGAATGTGTTCAATGAACCCGAAAGAACCAGTGATATAACTCTCCAAATCCaaattccaaattccaacatataACCAGAAGAATGCATATTCAATTACATGACTAGTTTTATTCCAATAAAGGGACTAACAAGCAAGCACATAAACAACCTAATATGATTACGCATCAACTTCAGAAAAAGGAACCTGGAACTTGCAAACTCTTTTCGTTCCAATCCCTTTCTCTTCTTGTCGATCAACTGCAACATGTAAGGAGGCAAAATCAGCAACAAACAATACAAAACAAAATTGCTAGTAAAGTGAAAGAAGGACACACGCTAAGGACTAAAATAATGACTTTATCAATGATCCATCATCTCAAAGATAACTCAACTGTGGCTATTAAATATAGACTGAACCACTGTGGAATGGCAAAAGACTTGTGTTTAAGTCTTCATTTGACCAGTCCTAGGTTTGGTCCCTGGACAACCCTTACCCTTACTTAAAGAAAAAGTGTGCTACGAAATGATTCACATAGTTACCAGATGAAGCAGTTTATCTTCCCAACCACTAAATTCAAATTAAAGGCATATAAGCAGTCATTAATACTAGCATGGAATCACAAACAGAAAATAGCATGATGTTAAGTAATTCCTTGAGGAAAAGGCAACTGAAGACAAAGCAACTAATTTTGATAATGGAATCATTTAgaacaaaagaaacaaagaaaaatctaAAAACAACTTAGACATGATATGTGATTCGTTTACAGCTATGCAAGTTTAGAAAAATAACCAGCTATCATACTATTTGGCAAGGGGAAAGGCACTAAGGCGGCAAATAAATGGATAGGAAGAGTGACTTTCATAGCTATTAAAACGCGACCTACAAATAACAAGACAGTAAAAGTAAAGCTTAAGGAAATCAACCGGATTGGCGTACCCCCAAAATAATGTTGTAATAGAAGACATCATCCCAAACCAATGAATCTACTCAAAATAACATTCAGAAAATTAAAAGTGCCCTTTGGAAGGCAATCAGAGTCCAGCTGCCTAAGGACAAAGAATATGCCTTTATTCTAtcagttctttctttctttctttaagtCTTAATTTCTAACCCATCACCGAAAATTCCTTTCAATTACATTGCCTTCCTGAGTATGACTATTTGGAGAACTTTCAATTACATCAAATTAACTGCATCCAAAACCTCTCCTTCCATTGCATCACTCAGATTATCTCCCTAAACATGTCTTGCGCATACAAATATACTAATTCATATCTGTAAAAAACCCACATAGCAAACAATACCCAGACCCCAAAATTGGCTCTTTTGACAGGAGAACAAGTCTTGATAAAGATATAGACTTAGATAAAGTTGAAGTCTTTTAACTTACCTGAAAAAGAATGAGAGATGGCCTCTAGAACTCAATCTTGAGCTCTTCTTTTTCATCAGAGAGGTAATGAAGAATGTAAGGAGTAACGCGAACAACAGCTACCCACACCCCAAACATGGCTACGTGTGCTTTCAACTGCTTCAAGGCGGCCGCCTTGTCTGGTTTGGGCATAAACATGCCTGGGAACATCGTTgcttctctttgatttttgtgTGCGCTGTAGAATGGAGTCTGCGTCAACGGAGAGGGAGGCTAAAACCCTAGATATTGTTGGGGTTTTAGTGCTACAAAGAGGAAGAAATGTGTACCTCAGGTGTTCATGGGCTTGGGTTTAGTTTTTTAAACCTAGGGTCGGATTGGACTGACCCCATCTATTGTGCgaaaattaaaaagttataaaaaataattttatattaaatttaaaatatttttattaatttttaaattgagaaataaagctaTTTATGTCCACATCAGCAAAGCACGctaacgtggacgcgatttgctgacacatTCTCTGACTTCGTGCTGATGTGGACGTGATTTAAGGAAAAAGggcccattccgataaataataaaataccgggcccatttcgataaattaaaaaaaaagtgattttttttgatattttaccCCTAAGTTTTGTAGTCAGAAATTggatttgaatatattttttgaCATATTCTTAAATTTTCCTATCAAAGTTCTTGTATGAGAACTTTAGAAATGTgaaacaatatttaattttttttatctttttagttaaaaattgattaaaaaaataacaatggtTAACTTTTTGAGATAAATTGAAGCcacttataataataataataataagctctaattaacaatttaagaaaaatagataaaacaTTTTATGATTTAAACCTTCATATCCTAAAATAATGCATTCCTGCTTGTGAATATGGCCCATGTATAATATTAATACTTTTTATGCATATTCAAatctaatttcatttaaaatataaatctcaaattttatctaaaaaatccatttatatttctataaataACTAATTCAAACTCATTTTAAACTCAcccatatttattaaaatttgcaTCGTAgccttgtatattttattttatatgaattacataatatatattataaagtagAAAACAAAATATGCCGTGCTTAAGCTTTGAGTGTTGGAGCTTAAGATGAGCTCATATTTTAAActgacttaattttttttgtccaagttcatTTTTCTAGTCTCATACGACTGTCCAAAGCTCTCATATTTCAAGCTAGTCTATGGGCTTAGACTCTAGCATAGGCATAACGGTAAGACCATTTTTGGAGGCTCTTTTTAAGTACATGCAACTTTTTAAGTATCTGAAAATAAACTGTAATGGTAAGACACAACACTCTAGGGACAGAAGTCAAGTTTGAGTTCTCTCCTTAGAAATGAGATTATTAGTAGAGGCAACCACAAATCCCAAAAAGTTTAGTGTTGTAGATCATAAAATACACATGAAGAATACTTTCATTCCAACAAAAAGATAGCCATATATTCAGAAAAGTGTTGATCTTAGGCTGTTAGACCTCAGCATGTGAAAATCTGGACATCACTGCAATATCCAGTGCTATCACTCTCAAAATCCAAATACCAACAGAaccagtaaaatgcatatttaactaGATATGACTAGTTTCATTTCAATGAAAAGACTAACAAGCATGACCAAAGCAAGTACATAAACAACCTAATGTGATTACACATCAGCTTCATACTAAAGCGAAAAAGGAACCTGGAACTTGCAAATTCTTTTCATTCTCCAGTTTTCTCCTTGTCAATCCACTGCACCATGTGAAGAGGAAAAATCAGCAACAAACAAACAATACAAAACAAAATTGCTAGTAAAGTGAATGCAGGACACGCACTAAGGGCTAAAATAACGACTTTAACAATGATTCATTGTCTAAAAGATGACTCAATCGTGGCTACTAAATATCGACTGAACTACAGGTGGAGTGGTAAAAGACGTGTGTTTAAGTCTTCATTTGACATCAGTCCTAGATTCAATCCCTAGACAACCCTTACCCTTATGTTTATACAAAAGTGTGCTATTGAATGATTCACATAGTTACTGAATGGAGCAAAATGTCTTCCCAACCACTAAATTCAAATTAAAGGCATCAATTGACTGATTATCTTAAGCAAGGA from Gossypium hirsutum isolate 1008001.06 chromosome D04, Gossypium_hirsutum_v2.1, whole genome shotgun sequence encodes:
- the LOC107898704 gene encoding mitochondrial import receptor subunit TOM6 homolog, translated to MFPGMFMPKPDKAAALKQLKAHVAMFGVWVAVVRVTPYILHYLSDEKEELKIEF